A single genomic interval of [Limnothrix rosea] IAM M-220 harbors:
- a CDS encoding peptidase C15, translating into MSGRKLLLTSFRPWLDHQQSNASDDLLALVEDWHIPNVELVFLRHLPVDTPLASGKVIAAIATHQPDLIICCGMAESRQVLTLESQAFYDQKHFQTQLNLKKLTQNLLQTKVSHDAGKFVCEGLYFHVLDYLQKKQLTTQVTFAHVPCLTQSNQNIILKDFQNIIEYLGQNLPDYIN; encoded by the coding sequence ATGTCTGGGCGGAAGCTCCTACTGACATCCTTTCGCCCTTGGCTAGACCATCAGCAAAGTAATGCGTCTGATGATTTATTAGCGTTAGTTGAGGACTGGCATATTCCCAATGTTGAGCTTGTTTTCTTGCGCCATCTCCCTGTTGATACACCGTTAGCCAGCGGCAAGGTTATTGCGGCGATCGCCACCCACCAACCCGACCTGATTATTTGCTGCGGCATGGCAGAATCCCGTCAAGTATTAACTTTAGAATCCCAAGCCTTTTACGATCAGAAACACTTTCAAACCCAGCTTAATTTAAAGAAACTCACTCAAAATCTTTTACAAACAAAAGTTAGTCATGATGCCGGAAAATTTGTTTGTGAAGGATTATATTTTCATGTTTTAGACTATCTCCAGAAAAAACAGTTAACAACTCAAGTGACTTTTGCCCATGTCCCATGTCTAACGCAGAGTAATCAAAATATTATTCTCAAAGATTTTCAAAACATAATTGAATATTTAGGGCAAAAT